A region of Dioscorea cayenensis subsp. rotundata cultivar TDr96_F1 chromosome 5, TDr96_F1_v2_PseudoChromosome.rev07_lg8_w22 25.fasta, whole genome shotgun sequence DNA encodes the following proteins:
- the LOC120260702 gene encoding vignain, with protein MERALLVGVVFVLLFGVGMSIPFNEKDLESEESLWDLYERWRSYHTVTRDIVEKHRKFNVFKANVRYIHEFNKNDAPYKLRLNKFGDLTNEEFRKTYAGSRINHHMMFRGEPRGTSNFTHAKTNDLPVSMDWRQKGAVTGVKDQGYCGSCWAFSTVVAVEGINKIKTNKLLSLSEQELIDCDKGENQGCNGGLMDLAFDFIKKIGGLTTEVNYPYEAEEGTCDTLKENSPLVVIDGHVNVPENDEDALLKAVANQPVSVAIEASGTDFQFYSEGVFTGECGTDLDHGVAIVGYGITQDGTKYWTVKNSWGPEWGEKGYIRMQRGTSRKGGLCGIAMEASYPIKTSSNPTEKKTKTHKDEL; from the exons atggagagagctcttctgGTTGGGGTGGTTTTCGTGCTTTTGTTTGGAGTTGGAATGAGCATTCCATTCAATGAGAAGGATCTCGAGTCGGAGGAGAGTCTGTGGGATTTATATGAGAGGTGGAGAAGCTATCACACGGTGACAAGAGATATCGTCGAGAAGCATAGGAAGTTCAACGTGTTCAAAGCAAATGTTCGGTACATTCATGAATTCAATAAGAACGATGCGCCTTACAAGTTAAGGCTCAACAAGTTCGGAGACTTGACTAACGAAGAATTTCGGAAGACATATGCTGGCTCTAGAATAAATCATCATATGATGTTTCGAGGAGAACCGCGTGGCACTAGTAACTTCACCCACGCTAAGACTAATGATCTCCCTGTCTCCATGGATTGGAGGCAGAAGGGGGCCGTTACTGGTGTCAAAGATCAAGGATATTGTG GGAGTTGTTGGGCATTCTCGACCGTGGTTGCTGTTGAAGgaataaacaaaatcaagacAAACAAGTTATTATCTTTGTCCGAACAAGAGCTAATTGACTGTGACAAAGGTGAAAATCAAGGTTGTAACGGAGGACTCATGGACCTAGCATTTGACTTCATCAAGAAAATTGGTGGGCTAACAACTGAGGTCAACTATCCTTATGAAGCAGAAGAAGGAACTTGTGATACATTAAAg GAAAACTCACCTCTTGTGGTAATTGATGGGCATGTCAATGTCCctgaaaatgatgaagatgctCTACTGAAAGCAGTAGCCAATCAACCTGTTTCAGTTGCTATTGAAGCAAGTGGCACTGATTTTCAATTCTACTCTGAG GGAGTGTTCACTGGAGAATGTGGCACAGACCTAGATCATGGGGTTGCCATTGTTGGATATGGAATCACTCAAGATGGGACCAAATACtggaccgtaaagaactcatgGGGGCCGGAATGGGGTGAGAAAGGTTACATTAGGATGCAACGAGGCACATCAAGAAAAGGAGGACTATGTGGTATTGCAATGGAAGCATCATACCCTATCAAAACATCATCTAATCCCACTGAAAAGAAGACGAAAACTCACAAAGATGAACTCTAA
- the LOC120260573 gene encoding peptide methionine sulfoxide reductase-like has protein sequence MSTSSTNPAQGPDVDGQENPALELAQFAAGCFWGVELAFQRVEGVVKTEVGYSQGTLDKPTYKDVCRGDTAHAEVVRIHFDPSLCPYTTLLSLFWSRHDPTILNRQGNDVGTQYRSGIYYYNENQAKLARKSLEAEQVEFGNEKIVTEILPAKKFYRAEEYHQQYLEKGGGRGLKQSAAKGCKDPIRCYG, from the exons ATGTCAACAAGCAGCACTAACCCTGCCCAGGGCCCGGACGTCGATGGGCAGGAGAATCCGGCGCTAGAGCTGGCGCAGTTTGCCGCCGGGTGCTTTTGGGGCGTGGAGCTGGCTTTCCAGCGCGTCGAGGGCGTTGTCAAGACGGAGGTCGGCTACTCCCAGGGCACCCTTGATAAGCCAACCTACAAGGACGTCTGCAGAGGTGACACCGCCCACGCTGAGGTCGTCCGCATCCACTTTGATCCTTCTCTTTGCCCTTACACCACTCTTCTTTCCCTCTTTTGGTCTCGCCATGATCCCACCATTCTCAATCGCCAG GGTAATGATGTCGGCACTCAGTACCGGTCAGGGATTTATTACTACAATGAGAATCAGGCTAAACTGGCAAGAAAGTCACTGGAAGCAGAGCAAGTGGAATTTGGCAACGAGAAGATTGTCACAGAGATCCTTCCAGCAAAGAAATTTTATAGGGCAGAGGAGTACCACCAACAGTACTTGGAGAAAGGGGGAGGTAGAGGACTAAAGCAGTCTGCTGCTAAGGGATGTAAGGATCCGATACGATGCTATGGTTAA